The Caenorhabditis elegans chromosome II genome has a segment encoding these proteins:
- the Y49F6B.8 gene encoding BTB domain-containing protein (Confirmed by transcript evidence) — MHRVKEYQLADNIVTFNHHHSFKIPPKNARPTDVSIIFQEQFATVFEGNMLKWVLQLNRYPLDSPWKLKLVQRAIRDKYPPPQKIQFTLNVMEKDGSVENSLKYVLDGQINEGRVAMESKTFRTDPHGKDLSELMVSAEKNEQELELETQWVYDRDDFADLKYLLEEGAPIETETSESNFDAITAKFPKNLKLITSDGTQFVMTNSEMVCLASGYFRAFLTEHTTELTVECSDVEAINICLVYMVTRHYKKPAQLTPRLASEISSLAEHWFTNPDSEKLRSSLEKHLCLELQTNYEDLPYVCNLMIIAEDAKFRNVETCCIATIVSYHAHDFIRTMIHTRHPLSLRLSTPGANHPDSLAEQVTDAYYQSLKAKSCINAISDD; from the exons ATGCATAGAGTAAAAG AGTATCAACTCGCAGACAATATAGTCACCTTCAACCATCATCacagttttaaaattcctCCAAAAAATGCTCGACCAACTGATGTGTCTATTATTTTCCAAGAGCAATTTGCCACGGTTTTTGAGGGAAACATGCTAAAATG ggTTCTTCAACTCAATCGGTATCCGCTTGATTCCCCATGGAAACTCAAATTGGTGCAAAGGGCAATTCGTGATAAATATCCACCACcccaaaaaatacaattcacATTGAATGTGATGGAAAAAGATGGAAGTGTTGAGAACAGCCTCAAATATGTACTCGATGGACAAATAAATGAAGGAAGAGTCGCAATGGAATCAAAGACCTTTCGAACTGATCCACACGGAAAAGATCTCTCAGAGTTGATGGTCTCCGCAGAGAAGAATGAACAAGAACTTGAATTGGAAACTCAGTGGGTGTACGATCGAGACGATTTCGCGGATTTGAAGTACTTGTTGGAAGAAGGAGCACCAATTGAAACAGAAACTTCTGAAAGCAACTTCGATGCAATTACTGCAAA attcccaaaaaatctgaaactcaTCACATCTGATGGAACTCAATTCGTGATGACTAACAGTGAGATGGTCTGTCTGGCTTCTGGGTACTTCCGTGCATTTTTGACGGAGCACACCACAGAGCTCACCGTTGAATGCTCCGATGTGGAGGCTATTAACATC TGTCTCGTATACATGGTCACCAGACATTACAAAAAGCCTGCCCAGCTCACACCAAGATTGGCTTCTGAGATATCATCTTTGGCTGAGCATTGGTTCACCAATCCTGATTCGGAAAAGCTGAGAAGCTCGCTCGAAAAACATCTTTGTCTGGAGCTGCAGACG aactatgAGGACCTTCCATATGTCTGCAATTTGATGATCATCGCTGAGGACGCCAAGTTTCGAAACGTTGAAACGTGCTGCATTGCCACTATCGTGTCTTACCATGCACACGATTTCATTCGAACTATGATTCATACG AGACACCCACTCAGCTTGCGTTTGTCTACTCCTGGAGCAAATCATCCTGACTCACTGGCCGAACAAGTGACGGATGCTTATTATCAGTCGTTGAAGGCGAAGTCGTGTATCAACGCCATTTCGGATGATTAG